From the genome of Candidatus Methylopumilus turicensis, one region includes:
- a CDS encoding alpha-D-glucose phosphate-specific phosphoglucomutase, translated as MNVQVIPSQAFADQKPGTSGLRKKVTVFQQPHYLENFVQSIFDSIDVPKGATLILGGDGRYYNREAIQIILKMAAANGFGRVLVGQAGILSTPAASCIIRKYKTFGGIILSASHNPGGVDGDFGIKYNTPNGGPAPEKITEAIFEKSKSIQRYKMIAAPDVPLDVIGETDLAGMKVQVIDAVADYAELMESLFDFNAIKDLLASGFRMKFDAMHAVTGPYAQEIFIQRLGAPADSLMNCVPLPDFGGGHPDPNLTYAHELVEIIYGENAPDFGAASDGDGDRNMILGKGFFVTPSDSLALIAANARMVKGYAKGIAGVARSMPTSGAVDMVAKSLDIPCFETPTGWKFFGNLMDAGQVTLCGEESFGTGSSHVREKDGLWAVLFWLNILAIKRQSVEQIVKRHWLQFGRNVYSRHDYEDLPLDAANGVIEHLRSNFSALVGKSFGQYTIQECDDFSYTDPIDGSISTKQGLRVLFTDGSRIVFRLSGTGTSGATLRIYLEAFEPDTSKHDLDAQIALSEMIKIALQISELKQRTGRDTPTVIT; from the coding sequence ATGAATGTTCAAGTGATTCCCAGCCAAGCGTTTGCTGACCAAAAACCTGGCACCTCTGGCCTACGTAAAAAAGTGACGGTGTTTCAACAGCCGCATTATTTAGAAAACTTTGTTCAAAGCATTTTTGACTCTATCGATGTGCCAAAAGGCGCAACGCTAATCTTGGGTGGCGATGGTCGTTATTACAATCGTGAGGCCATACAAATTATCCTCAAGATGGCAGCAGCGAATGGCTTTGGGCGTGTATTAGTTGGCCAAGCCGGCATTCTTTCTACGCCAGCTGCTTCTTGCATCATCCGCAAATACAAAACCTTTGGCGGCATTATCCTCTCGGCAAGCCACAACCCAGGCGGTGTGGATGGCGACTTCGGCATCAAGTACAACACGCCAAACGGCGGCCCTGCCCCAGAAAAAATTACCGAAGCGATTTTTGAGAAATCCAAATCCATTCAACGTTACAAAATGATCGCTGCGCCAGATGTGCCCCTTGATGTCATTGGCGAAACTGACCTGGCCGGCATGAAGGTGCAAGTGATTGATGCCGTGGCCGATTATGCGGAGCTGATGGAATCACTCTTTGATTTTAATGCGATTAAAGATTTACTCGCTTCTGGCTTTCGTATGAAGTTTGACGCCATGCACGCGGTGACTGGCCCTTATGCCCAAGAGATTTTTATTCAACGCCTTGGCGCGCCAGCTGATAGCCTGATGAACTGCGTGCCATTGCCTGATTTTGGAGGTGGACATCCTGACCCTAACCTCACTTATGCACATGAGTTAGTGGAGATTATTTATGGCGAAAACGCACCGGACTTTGGCGCGGCCTCCGATGGTGATGGCGACCGCAATATGATTTTGGGTAAAGGCTTTTTTGTGACGCCTTCAGACAGCCTTGCGCTGATTGCCGCTAACGCAAGAATGGTGAAAGGTTATGCCAAAGGCATTGCTGGCGTAGCACGCTCCATGCCCACCAGCGGCGCAGTGGACATGGTCGCGAAGTCCTTAGATATCCCCTGCTTTGAAACCCCGACTGGCTGGAAATTTTTTGGCAATTTAATGGACGCTGGCCAAGTGACATTGTGCGGTGAGGAAAGCTTTGGCACAGGTTCAAGCCATGTACGTGAAAAAGACGGCCTTTGGGCGGTGTTGTTTTGGCTCAATATTTTGGCGATTAAACGGCAATCGGTTGAGCAAATTGTAAAACGGCATTGGCTACAATTTGGTCGCAATGTTTACTCACGCCATGATTACGAAGATTTACCGCTAGATGCCGCGAATGGCGTGATTGAGCATTTACGAAGCAACTTTAGCGCGCTGGTTGGCAAATCGTTTGGACAATACACCATACAAGAATGTGATGATTTTAGTTACACCGATCCGATTGATGGCAGCATTAGCACCAAACAAGGTCTGCGCGTTTTATTCACCGATGGCTCACGCATTGTATTTAGGCTCTCTGGCACAGGCACATCTGGCGCAACGCTTCGCATTTATTTAGAAGCGTTTGAACCTGACACCAGCAAACACGATTTAGACGCGCAAATCGCATTGAGTGAGATGATAAAAATCGCCTTGCAGATCTCCGAACTGAAACAAAGAACGGGGCGCGACACGCCAACTGTCATTACCTAA
- the ycaO gene encoding 30S ribosomal protein S12 methylthiotransferase accessory factor YcaO, which produces MLTAIFLFTLLESHAMQNTPNTSTETFIPSKDASLEYSIKTLQAKLLDIGFHVEERSWLNEIEGIWSVHVTDRDCTRLFSNGKGASQLAARASALGEYFERLSTNYFWTHFYLGEAISNQDYVHYPNEKWFPLAGDKWPAGLLNKELHKFYNPEGTVSATKLIDLNSGNAKRGICAIPYTRLRDNEVAYFPVNLIGNLYVSNGMSAGNTLKEARTQALAEIFERDIKYKIIREGICLPDVPEAVINRYPRIAAGIKGLRDAGYGILVKDASLGGQYPVMNVTLLHPEDQGCFASFGAHPRFEVALERALTELLQGRAIDGLKNFVAPGFDMEEIADSQNLEIHFVDSSGVISWNFLRDTPDYEFVDWNFGTTTDEDYQWCCDTIHASGHEIYISDFTHLDVYACRIFVPGMSEIYPVEELEWENNSVGNLVRPALLRTQDLSQAESETLLETLLDLELADELPVTTLIGLAADAGSVWADLRVGELKALLGLAVGDVDVILEGCDWISQFGELPEKRARVYRCIADLVQLQEMTALDHTKPFNANLALMYGTETLQQAQQLLSRESRYFGLNNLGANMEGSEMHKQLLLAYHKVNAKKH; this is translated from the coding sequence ATGCTAACGGCCATTTTTTTATTTACTTTGCTTGAAAGCCACGCGATGCAAAACACTCCAAACACCAGCACCGAAACCTTTATTCCAAGCAAAGATGCTTCGCTTGAATATTCGATTAAAACGCTACAAGCCAAGCTTTTGGATATCGGCTTTCACGTAGAAGAGCGCTCTTGGCTCAATGAAATTGAAGGCATTTGGTCGGTGCATGTGACGGATCGTGATTGCACACGTTTATTTAGCAATGGCAAAGGCGCATCGCAGCTTGCAGCAAGAGCGAGTGCGCTTGGTGAATACTTTGAGCGCCTCAGCACCAATTACTTTTGGACGCACTTTTACTTGGGTGAAGCCATAAGCAATCAAGATTATGTGCATTACCCAAATGAAAAATGGTTTCCGCTGGCTGGCGACAAATGGCCTGCTGGCTTGCTTAACAAAGAGCTGCACAAATTCTACAACCCAGAAGGCACTGTTTCAGCGACTAAGCTCATTGACTTGAACTCTGGTAACGCCAAACGCGGTATTTGCGCGATTCCTTACACACGCTTGCGGGATAATGAAGTAGCTTACTTCCCTGTGAATTTGATTGGTAACTTATACGTGAGCAACGGCATGTCCGCCGGCAACACGCTCAAAGAAGCCCGCACGCAAGCATTGGCGGAAATTTTTGAACGCGATATTAAATATAAAATCATTCGTGAAGGCATTTGCTTGCCAGATGTTCCTGAAGCAGTCATCAACCGCTATCCTCGCATCGCCGCTGGCATTAAAGGCTTGCGCGATGCAGGCTATGGCATTTTGGTGAAAGACGCCTCACTGGGTGGCCAATATCCTGTGATGAACGTCACCTTATTGCACCCAGAAGACCAAGGCTGTTTCGCGAGCTTTGGTGCGCACCCACGCTTTGAAGTGGCGCTAGAGCGTGCATTAACCGAGCTTCTGCAAGGTCGTGCAATAGATGGCCTCAAGAATTTTGTTGCGCCAGGTTTTGATATGGAAGAAATCGCCGACTCACAAAACCTAGAAATTCATTTTGTAGATTCAAGCGGCGTGATTAGCTGGAACTTCCTACGCGACACGCCAGATTATGAGTTTGTGGATTGGAACTTTGGCACCACAACGGATGAAGACTATCAATGGTGCTGCGATACCATCCACGCGAGCGGTCACGAGATTTATATTTCAGACTTCACCCACTTAGATGTTTATGCATGCCGTATTTTTGTGCCAGGCATGTCAGAAATCTACCCCGTGGAAGAGCTTGAGTGGGAAAACAACTCCGTGGGCAACTTGGTGCGCCCTGCTTTGCTTCGTACACAAGACCTTAGCCAAGCAGAAAGCGAAACGCTATTAGAGACATTACTAGACCTAGAGCTGGCGGATGAACTCCCTGTGACCACACTTATTGGCCTTGCGGCAGATGCTGGTAGCGTTTGGGCAGACTTACGTGTTGGTGAACTAAAAGCATTATTAGGCCTAGCGGTGGGTGATGTTGATGTGATCTTAGAAGGCTGTGATTGGATTAGCCAATTTGGCGAATTGCCAGAAAAACGCGCCCGCGTTTATCGCTGTATTGCCGACTTAGTGCAACTACAAGAAATGACAGCACTAGACCACACCAAGCCATTTAACGCTAATTTAGCCCTCATGTATGGCACAGAAACCTTGCAACAAGCTCAGCAATTGCTTAGCCGTGAATCTCGTTACTTTGGCCTGAATAATCTAGGTGCCAATATGGAAGGTAGCGAGATGCACAAACAGTTGTTATTGGCTTATCACAAGGTGAATGCTAAAAAGCATTAA
- a CDS encoding phosphomannomutase/phosphoglucomutase — protein sequence MHVPKEIFKAYDIRGIVGKTLTPEIVEAIGQALGSEALARKQSTICIGFDGRLSGPELAGALSRGIRKTGIHVIQLGMVATPMVYFAAYALGTACGVMVTGSHNPPDYNGLKMVLAGETLSGETIQSLRARIETADLVTEAGGLGKESHHDIASAYIAKIASDVKLAHPMKIAVDCGNGVAGAYAKKLYEALGCSVQELFCEVDGHFPNHHPDPSVPENLSDLIEALAKGDAEIGLAFDGDGDRLGVVTKDGKIIYPDRQLMLFAEEVLQRNQGATIIYDVKSTRNLAPWIKARNGKPLMWKTGHSLVKAKIKETSADLAGEMSGHVFFNDLVDSNNPDKGRRWYGFDDGLYSGARLLEILSKVANPSATLNNLPDSVSTPEQHIQMQEGEPHALIAALQKSAKFEGASEVITIDGLRVEYSDGFGLMRPSNTTPVIVLRFEADSEDALKRIQQAFRTVILGAAPQVKLPF from the coding sequence ATGCACGTCCCAAAAGAGATTTTTAAGGCTTACGACATTCGCGGCATTGTGGGTAAAACCCTCACGCCAGAGATTGTAGAAGCCATTGGGCAGGCGCTTGGTTCTGAAGCTTTGGCAAGAAAACAAAGCACTATCTGCATAGGCTTTGACGGTCGTTTATCAGGACCTGAACTCGCAGGCGCTTTATCACGCGGCATTCGTAAGACAGGCATCCATGTGATTCAGCTTGGCATGGTCGCTACACCGATGGTGTACTTTGCGGCGTATGCGCTTGGCACCGCTTGCGGTGTGATGGTCACGGGCAGTCATAACCCACCTGATTACAATGGCTTGAAAATGGTATTGGCGGGTGAAACGCTCTCAGGCGAAACCATACAAAGCCTGCGTGCACGCATTGAAACCGCCGATTTAGTGACTGAGGCGGGCGGCCTTGGTAAGGAAAGTCATCACGATATTGCATCTGCGTACATCGCCAAAATCGCTTCAGATGTGAAGTTGGCGCATCCTATGAAAATCGCTGTAGATTGTGGCAACGGCGTGGCAGGCGCATATGCCAAAAAGCTTTATGAGGCGCTTGGCTGCTCAGTGCAAGAGCTATTTTGTGAGGTGGATGGGCATTTCCCTAATCACCATCCCGATCCATCTGTCCCAGAAAATCTATCTGACTTAATTGAAGCCTTAGCCAAAGGCGATGCCGAGATAGGTTTGGCTTTTGATGGCGATGGCGACCGTTTAGGGGTGGTGACTAAAGACGGTAAGATTATTTACCCAGACCGCCAGTTGATGCTCTTTGCAGAAGAAGTGCTGCAACGTAACCAAGGCGCGACGATTATTTACGATGTGAAATCAACGCGTAACCTTGCGCCCTGGATTAAAGCCCGCAACGGCAAGCCGCTGATGTGGAAAACAGGCCATTCGCTAGTGAAAGCAAAAATCAAAGAAACCAGTGCTGATTTAGCAGGCGAGATGAGTGGACACGTGTTTTTTAATGATTTAGTGGATAGTAATAATCCCGACAAAGGCCGCCGCTGGTATGGCTTTGATGATGGCCTCTATTCAGGTGCACGTTTGCTGGAGATTTTGAGCAAAGTCGCTAATCCAAGCGCAACTTTGAACAACTTGCCTGATAGTGTGAGCACGCCAGAGCAACATATTCAAATGCAAGAGGGCGAGCCCCATGCGCTGATTGCTGCTTTGCAAAAATCTGCCAAGTTTGAAGGCGCAAGCGAAGTCATCACCATTGATGGTTTACGTGTGGAATATTCAGATGGTTTTGGCTTAATGCGACCATCCAATACCACGCCAGTGATTGTGCTGCGTTTTGAGGCGGATTCTGAAGACGCGTTAAAGCGCATTCAGCAAGCCTTTAGAACAGTGATTTTAGGCGCGGCACCGCAGGTTAAGTTGCCTTTTTGA
- the iscX gene encoding Fe-S cluster assembly protein IscX, which produces MKWTDVQAIAEALYDAHPDIDPKVIRFTDLHAWVMALDGFSDEPNNSNEKILEAIQQIWIDEV; this is translated from the coding sequence ATGAAATGGACTGATGTACAAGCAATTGCAGAGGCTTTATATGATGCACATCCTGATATTGATCCTAAGGTGATCCGCTTTACTGATTTACATGCTTGGGTCATGGCTTTGGATGGGTTTAGCGATGAGCCTAATAATAGCAACGAAAAAATATTAGAGGCTATTCAGCAAATTTGGATCGACGAAGTTTAG